The following are encoded together in the Coffea arabica cultivar ET-39 chromosome 1c, Coffea Arabica ET-39 HiFi, whole genome shotgun sequence genome:
- the LOC113725935 gene encoding uncharacterized protein, which yields MANCSSSIAADTKTTNMAADHLSKTSKTSKAHEGSSDFDNYRPVIASPRVRCQDAKANGTSSSSVQQDALQPMPKSPIQQEESGREKLFRHWNEVAGRVCIPEIWGQEASLNDWMDCSLFDSLLAPKGAVSAREALIAERKRDSTRHLMKMETGGNNSSVRQGSGRSGDPKPSIDAYIKY from the exons ATGGCCAACTGTTCTTCATCTATTGCTGCAGATACTAAAACAACCAATATGGCCGCTGATCATCTctctaaaacaagcaaaacaagtAAAGCCCATGAGGGTTCTTCAGATTTCGACAACTATCGACCAGTGATAGCGTCGCCTAGAGTCAGATGTCAAGATGCAAAGGCGAATGgcacatcatcatcatcagtgCAGCAGGATGCTTTGCAACCGATGCCAAAGAGTCCAATTCAGCAAGAGGAATCTGGCCGAGAAAAACTGTTTCGGCATTGGAATGAAGTGGCTGGAAGGGTTTGCATACCCGAAATCTGGGGTCAGGAGGCTTCTCTGAATGATTGGATGGATTGTTCTTTGTTTGATTCGTTGCTTGCTCCCAAAGGAGCTGTTTCAGCTCGTGAAGCACTGATTGCCGAGAGAAAACGAGACAGCACGAGACACTTGATGAAAATGGAAA CCGGGGGGAACAATTCATCTGTAAGGCAGGGAAGTGGTCGATCTGGAGATCCTAAACCATCTATCGATGCATATATAAAATACTga
- the LOC113741989 gene encoding transmembrane 9 superfamily member 5-like isoform X2, whose protein sequence is MKCHSASQVSTLASTETVASNKNGRTHNPFDKVLPKKESLGEVLNGDRLTNSLYMLKFKLDNTDAALCQKKINQNDIAKFRNAIAMDYYFQMYYDDLPLWGFIGKVEDNSWSMDGKAPTYFLFKHIQFNALHNNNQIIEIHAFSDPNSAVDITDDVDLDITFTYSVFWNETSTLFKSRMNRYLRASLLPVHQKIHWFSCVNSVVIIVLLLGLLAFLFMQNLRNDLRRNTVGDEEENKEIGWKCIQNDVFRCPLSMPLFCAALGTGAQLLTLVLVLFALAFTGILYPQSRGALSTSIIIVYTLTSAVAGYTSASFYSQFAKTGWERSVFLAGTLFLGPFIFIAFTLNLVAAYFGTTAALPFGTIFVLVFVHMVIGIPLLALGGLRGCNFRPEFQESHTNRKFSREVPPSIWYCRIPGQMFIAGLLPFSAIVMELHQLYASIWGYKIFTLPGILFITFMILVLVTAVLSILLTYFQLTVEDPDWWWRSFLRGGSVGIFMFLYSFYFYSKSSMSGFMQTVFYFGYSASMCYAFFLMLGTVSFYTSLTFVRRIYHTVKSE, encoded by the exons ATGAAATGCCATTCTGCCTCCCAGGTTAGCACTTTGGCTTCTACAGAAACTGTGGCATCTAATAAGAATGGGAGAACTCACAATCCATTTG ATAAGGTGCTACCAAAGAAGGAATCTCTTGGTGAAGTTCTGAATGGTGACCGTTTGACCAATTCTTTGTATATGCTGAAATTTAAGTTGGACAATACTGATGCTGCTCTGTGCCAAAAGAAGATTAATCAGAATGACATTGCAAAATTTAGGAATGCTATTGCAATGGACTATTATTTTCAAATGTATTATGATGATCTTCCCTTATGGGGATTCATTGGCAAAGTTGAAGACAATAGCTGGTCTATGGACGGAAAGGCCCCCACCTACTTCCTCTTTAAGCATATTCAGTTTAATGCTCTTCATAATAACAACCAAATTATAGAGATTCATGCTTTTTCTGACCCAAATAGTGCAGTGGATATAACTGATGATGTTGACCTAGACATAACATTCACTTACTCGGTGTTCTGGAATGAAACCTCCACTCTGTTCAAAAGCAGAATGAATAGGTACTTGAGGGCCTCACTACTCCCAGTTCACCAAAAAATCCATTGGTTCTCATGTGTTAATTCGGTTGTCATTATTGTGCTTCTCTTGGGATTGCTTGCTTTCCTTTTCATGCAGAACCTCAGGAATGATTTGAGAAG AAATACAGTTGGAGATGAAGAGGAAAATAAGGAGATTGGTTGGAAATGTATTCAAAATGACGTCTTCAGATGTCCTCTGAGCATGCCATTGTTTTGTGCTGCTTTGGGCACTGGTGCTCAGTTATTAACTCT GGTTTTAGTATTATTTGCTTTGGCATTCACTGGAATCCTCTATCCCCAGAGTCGTGGAGCTCTTTCTACTTCTATTATCATAGTTTATACTCTTACATCTGCAGTTGCTGGCTATACCTCTGCTTCTTTCTATAGTCAATTCGCTAAAACTGGATGG GAACGGAGTGTTTTTCTTGCTGGAACGCTTTTCCTTGGTCCATTCATATTCATAGCCTTTACCCTTAATCTGGTGGCTGCATATTTTGGAACCACTGCAGCCCTTCCATTTGGCACTATTTTTGTTCTAGTTTTTGTGCATATGGTTATCGGGATTCCCTTACTTGCACTTGGTGGGTTGCGTGGCTGCAATTTTAGGCCTGAATTTCAAGAATCTCATACCAATAGGAAATTCTCCAGAGAAGTCCCTCCATCAATTTGGTACTGCAGAATCCCTGGTCAAATGTTTATTGCGGGTCTTTTACCTTTCAGTGCCATAGTTATGGAGTTACATCAATTGTATGCAAGCATCTGGGGATACAAAATCTTTACTCTTCCGGGCATCTTGtttatcacattcatgattcttGTTCTAGTCACTGCTGTCTTAAGTATCTTGTTGACATACTTTCAACTGACTGTGGAAGATCCTGACTGGTGGTGGCG GTCTTTCTTGCGTGGGGGCAGCGTGGGGATATTCATGTTTCTGTACAGTTTCTACTTTTATTCCAAATCAAGTATGAGTGGTTTCATGCAAACAGTGTTCTATTTTGGCTATAGTGCTTCTATGTGCTATGCATTTTTCCTCATGCTCGGCACAGTCAGCTTTTATACTTCCTTGACATTTGTCCGCCGCATCTACCATACTGTCAAGAGTGAATGA
- the LOC113741989 gene encoding transmembrane 9 superfamily member 5-like isoform X1, giving the protein MEFSKLLLSLIILQSLFSSRASSSDHMYNVGDEVPFFVNKVGPLNNPSETYQYYEMPFCLPDKVLPKKESLGEVLNGDRLTNSLYMLKFKLDNTDAALCQKKINQNDIAKFRNAIAMDYYFQMYYDDLPLWGFIGKVEDNSWSMDGKAPTYFLFKHIQFNALHNNNQIIEIHAFSDPNSAVDITDDVDLDITFTYSVFWNETSTLFKSRMNRYLRASLLPVHQKIHWFSCVNSVVIIVLLLGLLAFLFMQNLRNDLRRNTVGDEEENKEIGWKCIQNDVFRCPLSMPLFCAALGTGAQLLTLVLVLFALAFTGILYPQSRGALSTSIIIVYTLTSAVAGYTSASFYSQFAKTGWERSVFLAGTLFLGPFIFIAFTLNLVAAYFGTTAALPFGTIFVLVFVHMVIGIPLLALGGLRGCNFRPEFQESHTNRKFSREVPPSIWYCRIPGQMFIAGLLPFSAIVMELHQLYASIWGYKIFTLPGILFITFMILVLVTAVLSILLTYFQLTVEDPDWWWRSFLRGGSVGIFMFLYSFYFYSKSSMSGFMQTVFYFGYSASMCYAFFLMLGTVSFYTSLTFVRRIYHTVKSE; this is encoded by the exons aTGGAATTTTCTAAACTGCTTTTGTCTCTAATAATTCTTCAATCCCTGTTCTCTTCCAGAGCTTCCTCAAGTGATCACATGTACAATGTGGGAGATGAGGTGCCCTTCTTTGTCAATAAAGTTGGCCCCTTGAACAATCCCAG TGAAACCTACCAATACTATGAAATGCCATTCTGCCTCCCAG ATAAGGTGCTACCAAAGAAGGAATCTCTTGGTGAAGTTCTGAATGGTGACCGTTTGACCAATTCTTTGTATATGCTGAAATTTAAGTTGGACAATACTGATGCTGCTCTGTGCCAAAAGAAGATTAATCAGAATGACATTGCAAAATTTAGGAATGCTATTGCAATGGACTATTATTTTCAAATGTATTATGATGATCTTCCCTTATGGGGATTCATTGGCAAAGTTGAAGACAATAGCTGGTCTATGGACGGAAAGGCCCCCACCTACTTCCTCTTTAAGCATATTCAGTTTAATGCTCTTCATAATAACAACCAAATTATAGAGATTCATGCTTTTTCTGACCCAAATAGTGCAGTGGATATAACTGATGATGTTGACCTAGACATAACATTCACTTACTCGGTGTTCTGGAATGAAACCTCCACTCTGTTCAAAAGCAGAATGAATAGGTACTTGAGGGCCTCACTACTCCCAGTTCACCAAAAAATCCATTGGTTCTCATGTGTTAATTCGGTTGTCATTATTGTGCTTCTCTTGGGATTGCTTGCTTTCCTTTTCATGCAGAACCTCAGGAATGATTTGAGAAG AAATACAGTTGGAGATGAAGAGGAAAATAAGGAGATTGGTTGGAAATGTATTCAAAATGACGTCTTCAGATGTCCTCTGAGCATGCCATTGTTTTGTGCTGCTTTGGGCACTGGTGCTCAGTTATTAACTCT GGTTTTAGTATTATTTGCTTTGGCATTCACTGGAATCCTCTATCCCCAGAGTCGTGGAGCTCTTTCTACTTCTATTATCATAGTTTATACTCTTACATCTGCAGTTGCTGGCTATACCTCTGCTTCTTTCTATAGTCAATTCGCTAAAACTGGATGG GAACGGAGTGTTTTTCTTGCTGGAACGCTTTTCCTTGGTCCATTCATATTCATAGCCTTTACCCTTAATCTGGTGGCTGCATATTTTGGAACCACTGCAGCCCTTCCATTTGGCACTATTTTTGTTCTAGTTTTTGTGCATATGGTTATCGGGATTCCCTTACTTGCACTTGGTGGGTTGCGTGGCTGCAATTTTAGGCCTGAATTTCAAGAATCTCATACCAATAGGAAATTCTCCAGAGAAGTCCCTCCATCAATTTGGTACTGCAGAATCCCTGGTCAAATGTTTATTGCGGGTCTTTTACCTTTCAGTGCCATAGTTATGGAGTTACATCAATTGTATGCAAGCATCTGGGGATACAAAATCTTTACTCTTCCGGGCATCTTGtttatcacattcatgattcttGTTCTAGTCACTGCTGTCTTAAGTATCTTGTTGACATACTTTCAACTGACTGTGGAAGATCCTGACTGGTGGTGGCG GTCTTTCTTGCGTGGGGGCAGCGTGGGGATATTCATGTTTCTGTACAGTTTCTACTTTTATTCCAAATCAAGTATGAGTGGTTTCATGCAAACAGTGTTCTATTTTGGCTATAGTGCTTCTATGTGCTATGCATTTTTCCTCATGCTCGGCACAGTCAGCTTTTATACTTCCTTGACATTTGTCCGCCGCATCTACCATACTGTCAAGAGTGAATGA
- the LOC113741989 gene encoding transmembrane 9 superfamily member 5-like isoform X3 — translation MLKFKLDNTDAALCQKKINQNDIAKFRNAIAMDYYFQMYYDDLPLWGFIGKVEDNSWSMDGKAPTYFLFKHIQFNALHNNNQIIEIHAFSDPNSAVDITDDVDLDITFTYSVFWNETSTLFKSRMNRYLRASLLPVHQKIHWFSCVNSVVIIVLLLGLLAFLFMQNLRNDLRRNTVGDEEENKEIGWKCIQNDVFRCPLSMPLFCAALGTGAQLLTLVLVLFALAFTGILYPQSRGALSTSIIIVYTLTSAVAGYTSASFYSQFAKTGWERSVFLAGTLFLGPFIFIAFTLNLVAAYFGTTAALPFGTIFVLVFVHMVIGIPLLALGGLRGCNFRPEFQESHTNRKFSREVPPSIWYCRIPGQMFIAGLLPFSAIVMELHQLYASIWGYKIFTLPGILFITFMILVLVTAVLSILLTYFQLTVEDPDWWWRSFLRGGSVGIFMFLYSFYFYSKSSMSGFMQTVFYFGYSASMCYAFFLMLGTVSFYTSLTFVRRIYHTVKSE, via the exons ATGCTGAAATTTAAGTTGGACAATACTGATGCTGCTCTGTGCCAAAAGAAGATTAATCAGAATGACATTGCAAAATTTAGGAATGCTATTGCAATGGACTATTATTTTCAAATGTATTATGATGATCTTCCCTTATGGGGATTCATTGGCAAAGTTGAAGACAATAGCTGGTCTATGGACGGAAAGGCCCCCACCTACTTCCTCTTTAAGCATATTCAGTTTAATGCTCTTCATAATAACAACCAAATTATAGAGATTCATGCTTTTTCTGACCCAAATAGTGCAGTGGATATAACTGATGATGTTGACCTAGACATAACATTCACTTACTCGGTGTTCTGGAATGAAACCTCCACTCTGTTCAAAAGCAGAATGAATAGGTACTTGAGGGCCTCACTACTCCCAGTTCACCAAAAAATCCATTGGTTCTCATGTGTTAATTCGGTTGTCATTATTGTGCTTCTCTTGGGATTGCTTGCTTTCCTTTTCATGCAGAACCTCAGGAATGATTTGAGAAG AAATACAGTTGGAGATGAAGAGGAAAATAAGGAGATTGGTTGGAAATGTATTCAAAATGACGTCTTCAGATGTCCTCTGAGCATGCCATTGTTTTGTGCTGCTTTGGGCACTGGTGCTCAGTTATTAACTCT GGTTTTAGTATTATTTGCTTTGGCATTCACTGGAATCCTCTATCCCCAGAGTCGTGGAGCTCTTTCTACTTCTATTATCATAGTTTATACTCTTACATCTGCAGTTGCTGGCTATACCTCTGCTTCTTTCTATAGTCAATTCGCTAAAACTGGATGG GAACGGAGTGTTTTTCTTGCTGGAACGCTTTTCCTTGGTCCATTCATATTCATAGCCTTTACCCTTAATCTGGTGGCTGCATATTTTGGAACCACTGCAGCCCTTCCATTTGGCACTATTTTTGTTCTAGTTTTTGTGCATATGGTTATCGGGATTCCCTTACTTGCACTTGGTGGGTTGCGTGGCTGCAATTTTAGGCCTGAATTTCAAGAATCTCATACCAATAGGAAATTCTCCAGAGAAGTCCCTCCATCAATTTGGTACTGCAGAATCCCTGGTCAAATGTTTATTGCGGGTCTTTTACCTTTCAGTGCCATAGTTATGGAGTTACATCAATTGTATGCAAGCATCTGGGGATACAAAATCTTTACTCTTCCGGGCATCTTGtttatcacattcatgattcttGTTCTAGTCACTGCTGTCTTAAGTATCTTGTTGACATACTTTCAACTGACTGTGGAAGATCCTGACTGGTGGTGGCG GTCTTTCTTGCGTGGGGGCAGCGTGGGGATATTCATGTTTCTGTACAGTTTCTACTTTTATTCCAAATCAAGTATGAGTGGTTTCATGCAAACAGTGTTCTATTTTGGCTATAGTGCTTCTATGTGCTATGCATTTTTCCTCATGCTCGGCACAGTCAGCTTTTATACTTCCTTGACATTTGTCCGCCGCATCTACCATACTGTCAAGAGTGAATGA
- the LOC113726612 gene encoding transcription factor TGA9-like isoform X1 yields the protein MASQRVGEAGFSNSGPSHHHHHNTMPYAVFRGLNPPSTSFINQEGSAFDFGELEEAIVLQGVKINNDEAKTPLYAATVRPAATLEMFPSWPTRLIQTPRGSSKSGEESTDSGSAVNTLSSRAEARLEPESPISKKSSLEPQGLEQKHLQLPNEQQQLEMANDGSRVEMPQDHQPAGGKPTTEKRRGPGSTSEKVLDAKTLRRLAQNREAARKSRLRKKAYVQQLETSRIRLTQLEQDLQRARAQGFFLGGGGAPGGNISSGAAIFDMEYARWLDDDHRHMSELRTALQAHLSDGDMRVILDGYIAHYDEIFRLKGVAAKSDVFHLITGMWTTPAERCFLWMGGFRPSELIKMLITQLDPLTEQQVVGIYGLQHSSQQAEEALSQGLEQLQQSLIETIAGGTVNDGMHHMAVALGKLTNLEGFVRQADNLRQQTLHHLLRILTVRQVARCFLVIGEYYGRLRALSSLWASRPRETMIGDENSCQTTTDLQMVQSSQNQFANF from the exons ATGGCGAGTCAAAGAGTTGGTGAGGCTGGTTTTTCCAACTCAGGACCCTCACATCATCATCACCACAATACTATGCCTTACGCTGTTTTTCGTGGGCTCAACCCTCCTAGTACATCCTTCAT TAATCAAGAAGGATCTGCTTTTGATTTTGGAGAGCTAGAGGAGGCTATTGTGCTGCAGGGAGTTAAGATCAACAATGATGAAGCCAAAACAC CTTTATATGCAGCAACCGTCAGGCCTGCAGCAACTCTGGAAATGTTCCCTTCTTGGCCCACTAGACTTATTCAGACTCCTAGA GGAAGTTCAAAGTCTGGAGAGGAGAGTACTGACTCAGGTTCAGCAGTAAACACACTATCGAGTAGAGCTGAGGCCAGACTGGAACCGGAATCCCCCATCAGCAAAAAGTCATCATTGGAACCTCAAGGACTTGAGCAGAAGCATCTTCAGCTACCAAACGAACAGCAACAGCTAGAGATGGCTAATGATGGCTCGAGAGTAGAAATGCCACAGGATCATCAACCAGCTGGTGGAAAACCCACAACTGAAAAG AGAAGAGGGCCTGGTTCAACTTCAGAGAAAGTGCTCGATGCTAAG ACATTGAGACGTTTAGCACAAAATAGAGAAGCTGCGAGGAAAAGTAGGCTTAGAAAAAAG GCCTATGTACAACAGCTAGAAACAAGCAGGATAAGGCTTACTCAACTTGAACAAGACCTTCAACGAGCCCGTGCTCAG GGATTTTTCTTGGGTGGTGGTGGTGCTCCTGGTGGGAACATCAGCTCAG GAGCTGCGATATTCGATATGGAATATGCAAGATGGCTAGATGATGATCACAGGCACATGTCAGAGCTTCGAACTGCTTTGCAAGCTCACTTATCAGATGGTGATATGAGGGTGATACTTGATGGATACATTGCACATTATGACGAGATTTTCCGCCTCAAGGGAGTAGCAGCCAAATCTGATGTATTCCATCTCATCACTGGAATGTGGACTACACCAGCCGAAAGATGCTTTCTTTGGATGGGCGGCTTTCGTCCCTCTGAGCTAATCAAG ATGTTAATAACGCAACTAGACCCTTTAACGGAGCAGCAAGTTGTGGGGATATATGGTCTCCAACATTCTTCGCAACAAGCCGAGGAGGCTCTCTCGCAAGGATTGGAACAATTGCAGCAGTCTCTGATTGAAACCATAGCCGGTGGCACTGTCAATGATGGGATGCATCACATGGCTGTTGCCTTAGGCAAGCTCACCAATCTTGAAGGTTTTGTCCGTCAG GCCGATAATTTAAGACAGCAAACTCTTCATCATCTGTTGCGAATATTGACAGTTCGACAAGTGGCACGATGTTTTTTGGTCATTGGAGAGTACTATGGTCGACTCCGAGCACTTAGCTCCCTTTGGGCATCACGGCCAAGAGA GACTATGATTGGTGATGAGAACTCTTGCCAAACAACCACCGATTTGCAGATGGTACAATCTTCTCAGAATCAATTCGCCAACTTCTGA
- the LOC113726612 gene encoding transcription factor TGA9-like isoform X2 encodes MASQRVGEAGFSNSGPSHHHHHNTMPYAVFRGLNPPSTSFINQEGSAFDFGELEEAIVLQGVKINNDEAKTPLYAATVRPAATLEMFPSWPTRLIQTPRGSSKSGEESTDSGSAVNTLSSRAEARLEPESPISKKSSLEPQGLEQKHLQLPNEQQQLEMANDGSRVEMPQDHQPAGGKPTTEKTLRRLAQNREAARKSRLRKKAYVQQLETSRIRLTQLEQDLQRARAQGFFLGGGGAPGGNISSGAAIFDMEYARWLDDDHRHMSELRTALQAHLSDGDMRVILDGYIAHYDEIFRLKGVAAKSDVFHLITGMWTTPAERCFLWMGGFRPSELIKMLITQLDPLTEQQVVGIYGLQHSSQQAEEALSQGLEQLQQSLIETIAGGTVNDGMHHMAVALGKLTNLEGFVRQADNLRQQTLHHLLRILTVRQVARCFLVIGEYYGRLRALSSLWASRPRETMIGDENSCQTTTDLQMVQSSQNQFANF; translated from the exons ATGGCGAGTCAAAGAGTTGGTGAGGCTGGTTTTTCCAACTCAGGACCCTCACATCATCATCACCACAATACTATGCCTTACGCTGTTTTTCGTGGGCTCAACCCTCCTAGTACATCCTTCAT TAATCAAGAAGGATCTGCTTTTGATTTTGGAGAGCTAGAGGAGGCTATTGTGCTGCAGGGAGTTAAGATCAACAATGATGAAGCCAAAACAC CTTTATATGCAGCAACCGTCAGGCCTGCAGCAACTCTGGAAATGTTCCCTTCTTGGCCCACTAGACTTATTCAGACTCCTAGA GGAAGTTCAAAGTCTGGAGAGGAGAGTACTGACTCAGGTTCAGCAGTAAACACACTATCGAGTAGAGCTGAGGCCAGACTGGAACCGGAATCCCCCATCAGCAAAAAGTCATCATTGGAACCTCAAGGACTTGAGCAGAAGCATCTTCAGCTACCAAACGAACAGCAACAGCTAGAGATGGCTAATGATGGCTCGAGAGTAGAAATGCCACAGGATCATCAACCAGCTGGTGGAAAACCCACAACTGAAAAG ACATTGAGACGTTTAGCACAAAATAGAGAAGCTGCGAGGAAAAGTAGGCTTAGAAAAAAG GCCTATGTACAACAGCTAGAAACAAGCAGGATAAGGCTTACTCAACTTGAACAAGACCTTCAACGAGCCCGTGCTCAG GGATTTTTCTTGGGTGGTGGTGGTGCTCCTGGTGGGAACATCAGCTCAG GAGCTGCGATATTCGATATGGAATATGCAAGATGGCTAGATGATGATCACAGGCACATGTCAGAGCTTCGAACTGCTTTGCAAGCTCACTTATCAGATGGTGATATGAGGGTGATACTTGATGGATACATTGCACATTATGACGAGATTTTCCGCCTCAAGGGAGTAGCAGCCAAATCTGATGTATTCCATCTCATCACTGGAATGTGGACTACACCAGCCGAAAGATGCTTTCTTTGGATGGGCGGCTTTCGTCCCTCTGAGCTAATCAAG ATGTTAATAACGCAACTAGACCCTTTAACGGAGCAGCAAGTTGTGGGGATATATGGTCTCCAACATTCTTCGCAACAAGCCGAGGAGGCTCTCTCGCAAGGATTGGAACAATTGCAGCAGTCTCTGATTGAAACCATAGCCGGTGGCACTGTCAATGATGGGATGCATCACATGGCTGTTGCCTTAGGCAAGCTCACCAATCTTGAAGGTTTTGTCCGTCAG GCCGATAATTTAAGACAGCAAACTCTTCATCATCTGTTGCGAATATTGACAGTTCGACAAGTGGCACGATGTTTTTTGGTCATTGGAGAGTACTATGGTCGACTCCGAGCACTTAGCTCCCTTTGGGCATCACGGCCAAGAGA GACTATGATTGGTGATGAGAACTCTTGCCAAACAACCACCGATTTGCAGATGGTACAATCTTCTCAGAATCAATTCGCCAACTTCTGA
- the LOC113726612 gene encoding transcription factor TGA9-like isoform X3: MFPSWPTRLIQTPRGSSKSGEESTDSGSAVNTLSSRAEARLEPESPISKKSSLEPQGLEQKHLQLPNEQQQLEMANDGSRVEMPQDHQPAGGKPTTEKRRGPGSTSEKVLDAKTLRRLAQNREAARKSRLRKKAYVQQLETSRIRLTQLEQDLQRARAQGFFLGGGGAPGGNISSGAAIFDMEYARWLDDDHRHMSELRTALQAHLSDGDMRVILDGYIAHYDEIFRLKGVAAKSDVFHLITGMWTTPAERCFLWMGGFRPSELIKMLITQLDPLTEQQVVGIYGLQHSSQQAEEALSQGLEQLQQSLIETIAGGTVNDGMHHMAVALGKLTNLEGFVRQADNLRQQTLHHLLRILTVRQVARCFLVIGEYYGRLRALSSLWASRPRETMIGDENSCQTTTDLQMVQSSQNQFANF; the protein is encoded by the exons ATGTTCCCTTCTTGGCCCACTAGACTTATTCAGACTCCTAGA GGAAGTTCAAAGTCTGGAGAGGAGAGTACTGACTCAGGTTCAGCAGTAAACACACTATCGAGTAGAGCTGAGGCCAGACTGGAACCGGAATCCCCCATCAGCAAAAAGTCATCATTGGAACCTCAAGGACTTGAGCAGAAGCATCTTCAGCTACCAAACGAACAGCAACAGCTAGAGATGGCTAATGATGGCTCGAGAGTAGAAATGCCACAGGATCATCAACCAGCTGGTGGAAAACCCACAACTGAAAAG AGAAGAGGGCCTGGTTCAACTTCAGAGAAAGTGCTCGATGCTAAG ACATTGAGACGTTTAGCACAAAATAGAGAAGCTGCGAGGAAAAGTAGGCTTAGAAAAAAG GCCTATGTACAACAGCTAGAAACAAGCAGGATAAGGCTTACTCAACTTGAACAAGACCTTCAACGAGCCCGTGCTCAG GGATTTTTCTTGGGTGGTGGTGGTGCTCCTGGTGGGAACATCAGCTCAG GAGCTGCGATATTCGATATGGAATATGCAAGATGGCTAGATGATGATCACAGGCACATGTCAGAGCTTCGAACTGCTTTGCAAGCTCACTTATCAGATGGTGATATGAGGGTGATACTTGATGGATACATTGCACATTATGACGAGATTTTCCGCCTCAAGGGAGTAGCAGCCAAATCTGATGTATTCCATCTCATCACTGGAATGTGGACTACACCAGCCGAAAGATGCTTTCTTTGGATGGGCGGCTTTCGTCCCTCTGAGCTAATCAAG ATGTTAATAACGCAACTAGACCCTTTAACGGAGCAGCAAGTTGTGGGGATATATGGTCTCCAACATTCTTCGCAACAAGCCGAGGAGGCTCTCTCGCAAGGATTGGAACAATTGCAGCAGTCTCTGATTGAAACCATAGCCGGTGGCACTGTCAATGATGGGATGCATCACATGGCTGTTGCCTTAGGCAAGCTCACCAATCTTGAAGGTTTTGTCCGTCAG GCCGATAATTTAAGACAGCAAACTCTTCATCATCTGTTGCGAATATTGACAGTTCGACAAGTGGCACGATGTTTTTTGGTCATTGGAGAGTACTATGGTCGACTCCGAGCACTTAGCTCCCTTTGGGCATCACGGCCAAGAGA GACTATGATTGGTGATGAGAACTCTTGCCAAACAACCACCGATTTGCAGATGGTACAATCTTCTCAGAATCAATTCGCCAACTTCTGA